A window of the Gordonia humi genome harbors these coding sequences:
- a CDS encoding MFS transporter translates to MLCAAGIVVSLMQTIIVPLIPALPQLIHTSASNSSWALTVTMLVGAVATPIAGRVGDMIGKRLVMIVNMVAVAAGSVVCALSTALAPFLIGRALQGVGIGTIAVGISIIRDIVPAHRLGPSVGAMSASLGVGGALGLPFAAVVAEQISWHALFWISAATALASGLAVRAYIPESSTRSGGRFDTVGALGLTASLTSFLLPVSKGAEWGWTAPPTVGLFIVFLVVTALWWRWERRAAEPLIDLTVLTRRPVMLTNIASVATGFAFYASQMAPIQLLMAPTSTPGGVGMSMVAASLVLMPLGLVMFGFSYVSSWLTERRGARVSLATGGAIIGVAYLVFILALEGPWHVGRLSMLLMGCLVGMGLGLAYSSMPALIMAATPVGQTGEANGVNSLMRAVGTAMSTAVVGMVLTASTVSTRTPQGSISTPSIGAYTVTGVICIAMTVIAVVAALSIPRDRPRRIDDVAV, encoded by the coding sequence GTGCTCTGTGCCGCGGGAATCGTCGTCTCGCTGATGCAGACGATCATCGTTCCGCTCATCCCCGCCCTTCCTCAACTCATCCACACCTCCGCGAGCAACTCCTCGTGGGCGCTCACGGTCACCATGCTGGTCGGGGCGGTCGCGACCCCGATCGCGGGTCGCGTCGGCGACATGATCGGCAAACGTCTGGTCATGATCGTCAACATGGTCGCCGTGGCGGCCGGTTCGGTCGTCTGCGCCCTCTCGACCGCGTTGGCGCCGTTCCTGATCGGCCGCGCACTCCAGGGTGTCGGCATCGGCACGATCGCCGTCGGCATCAGCATCATACGTGACATCGTCCCCGCGCACCGCCTCGGTCCGTCGGTCGGCGCCATGAGCGCCTCGCTCGGCGTCGGCGGTGCGCTCGGCCTGCCGTTCGCGGCCGTCGTCGCCGAGCAGATCAGCTGGCATGCTCTCTTCTGGATCAGCGCGGCGACGGCGCTGGCGAGCGGTCTCGCCGTACGGGCGTACATCCCGGAGAGCTCCACGCGGTCGGGCGGCAGGTTCGACACCGTCGGTGCGCTCGGGCTCACCGCATCGTTGACGTCCTTCCTCCTTCCGGTATCCAAGGGCGCCGAGTGGGGGTGGACGGCACCGCCGACCGTCGGGCTCTTCATCGTCTTTCTCGTCGTCACCGCCCTGTGGTGGCGGTGGGAGCGGCGCGCCGCCGAACCGCTCATCGATCTCACCGTGCTCACCCGACGGCCGGTGATGCTGACCAACATCGCGTCGGTCGCGACCGGATTCGCGTTCTACGCTTCGCAGATGGCCCCGATCCAGCTGCTGATGGCGCCGACGTCGACGCCGGGAGGCGTCGGCATGTCCATGGTCGCGGCGAGCCTGGTCCTCATGCCGTTGGGCCTGGTGATGTTCGGCTTCTCGTATGTGAGCTCCTGGCTCACCGAGCGGCGCGGCGCCCGGGTCTCGTTGGCGACGGGCGGTGCGATCATCGGCGTCGCCTACCTCGTGTTCATCCTCGCTCTGGAAGGTCCGTGGCATGTCGGCCGGCTGTCGATGCTGCTGATGGGGTGTCTCGTCGGCATGGGACTGGGCTTGGCGTACTCCTCGATGCCCGCGCTCATCATGGCGGCCACGCCGGTCGGTCAGACCGGTGAGGCGAACGGCGTCAACTCGCTGATGCGGGCCGTCGGCACCGCGATGTCGACCGCGGTGGTCGGCATGGTCCTGACCGCGTCCACCGTGTCGACGCGCACGCCGCAGGGTTCGATCAGCACTCCGTCGATCGGCGCCTACACCGTGACCGGTGTGATCTGTATCGCGATGACCGTGATCGCCGTCGTCGCCGCGCTCTCGATCCCCCGCGATCGCCCGCGGCGCATCGACGACGTCGCCGTGTGA
- a CDS encoding ferritin-like domain-containing protein, with product MAMDMDRMLKMIKDRQWALADIDWDAPGAELIDPELHARLKPFLSDLMWIENVGARGFAAMAKKAPTPTLKSIYEHFHAEEQKHANAELALMRRWGMLDGDEIPSPNVNVQLIINYLDKYSDGMSLSFLGTVIPMLEVALDGALIKFITDEVKDPVAQDVFRHINSDESRHLAVDYEVMDILGHAEMRKLLADFVGGWLKPSMMIGFLSYMPLLNKMRDNIVDMGVDEQKLFGAMAKYKAVGSRSEYARRLPMFRLVSLHGSWVIDRDNLPYHLVADSLVKLTAKIPFGLVHRTPTWSQELTYEPAA from the coding sequence ATGGCCATGGACATGGACCGCATGCTGAAGATGATCAAGGATCGGCAGTGGGCGCTCGCCGACATCGACTGGGACGCGCCGGGCGCCGAGCTCATCGACCCCGAACTGCACGCCAGACTCAAGCCGTTCCTCTCCGATCTCATGTGGATCGAGAACGTCGGTGCCCGCGGCTTCGCCGCCATGGCGAAGAAGGCGCCCACCCCGACGCTCAAGAGCATCTACGAGCACTTCCACGCGGAGGAGCAGAAGCACGCGAACGCCGAGCTGGCGTTGATGCGACGCTGGGGGATGCTCGACGGCGACGAGATCCCGTCGCCGAACGTCAACGTCCAGCTGATCATCAACTACCTGGACAAGTACTCCGACGGGATGTCGCTCTCGTTCCTGGGCACGGTGATTCCGATGCTCGAGGTGGCGCTCGACGGCGCCCTCATCAAGTTCATCACCGACGAGGTCAAGGATCCCGTCGCACAGGACGTGTTCCGCCACATCAACTCCGACGAGTCGCGTCACCTCGCCGTCGACTACGAGGTGATGGACATCCTCGGCCACGCCGAGATGCGGAAACTGCTGGCCGACTTCGTCGGCGGCTGGCTGAAGCCGTCGATGATGATCGGGTTCCTCAGCTACATGCCGCTGCTGAACAAGATGCGCGACAACATCGTCGACATGGGCGTCGACGAGCAGAAGCTGTTCGGGGCCATGGCCAAGTACAAGGCCGTCGGCAGCCGCAGCGAGTACGCCAGACGACTGCCCATGTTCCGGCTGGTGTCCCTGCACGGCTCGTGGGTCATCGACCGCGACAACCTGCCCTACCACCTGGTGGCCGACTCGCTGGTGAAGCTCACCGCGAAGATCCCGTTCGGGCTCGTGCATCGCACCCCGACGTGGTCGCAGGAACTGACCTACGAGCCCGCGGCCTGA
- a CDS encoding alpha/beta fold hydrolase, with amino-acid sequence MNDIQPETIVMNTAGGQITGDRWSGPTASGAPIVLLHGGGQTRHSWDRSARALAARGREVYTIDLRGHGDSSWAPDADYSIDAFVADLLVVLGTLDAAPILVGASLGGITSLCATGEHPGSAAALVMVDVVVDVEPEGIGRIQDFMTGHMDGFASLDEVADAVAAYNPERRRPRNLDGLKKNVRLHDDGRWYWHWDPAFIISSGNEPRRHTDPARLGAAAREVTVPTLIVRGGKSDVVSEAGVASMLELVPHADVADVSAAGHMVAGDDNQVFAAAIDEFLAAHDL; translated from the coding sequence ATGAACGACATTCAGCCTGAAACCATCGTGATGAACACCGCCGGCGGGCAGATCACCGGCGACCGGTGGTCCGGTCCCACCGCGTCCGGCGCACCGATCGTCCTCCTGCACGGCGGTGGTCAGACCCGCCACTCGTGGGACCGCAGCGCGCGTGCGCTCGCCGCGCGCGGACGCGAGGTGTACACCATCGATCTGCGCGGGCACGGCGACAGCTCGTGGGCGCCCGACGCCGACTACAGCATCGACGCATTCGTCGCCGACCTGCTCGTCGTGCTCGGAACGCTCGACGCCGCCCCCATCCTCGTCGGCGCCTCGCTCGGCGGCATCACGAGCCTGTGCGCGACGGGCGAGCATCCGGGCAGCGCCGCAGCCCTCGTCATGGTCGACGTCGTGGTCGACGTCGAACCCGAGGGCATCGGTCGCATCCAGGACTTCATGACCGGCCACATGGACGGCTTCGCCTCGCTCGACGAGGTCGCCGACGCCGTCGCGGCCTACAATCCCGAGCGCCGCCGGCCTCGCAATCTCGACGGGTTGAAGAAGAACGTTCGCCTCCACGACGACGGGCGCTGGTACTGGCACTGGGATCCGGCGTTCATCATCTCCTCCGGCAACGAGCCCCGTCGCCACACCGACCCCGCGCGTCTCGGCGCCGCGGCACGGGAAGTCACCGTGCCGACGCTGATCGTGCGGGGCGGCAAGTCGGACGTCGTGAGCGAGGCAGGCGTCGCGAGCATGCTCGAGCTGGTCCCGCACGCCGATGTGGCGGACGTCAGCGCCGCCGGACACATGGTGGCCGGCGACGACAATCAGGTGTTCGCCGCGGCGATCGACGAATTCCTCGCCGCACACGATCTCTGA
- a CDS encoding flavin-containing monooxygenase — protein MTIAVAVIGAGFAGIGTAIRLKQKGIDDFTIFERGDRVGGTWRDNTYPGAACDIPSRLYSYSFAQNPEWSHTYSASAEILDYIDSMVADHDLARHIRFGREVTGISYDEESGEWTIRFAGRRRPVTARSVVMASGPLANPAMPDIRGRDDFAGHVIHSARWDHDYDFTGKKVAVIGTGASGVQIIPHLVKQAASVKVFQRTPGWVLPKVDLETGEFTKRIYRSIPGAQRLARAGWFWGHESVALGVVWDTPLTRAVEALSRLNLRLQVKDPWMRRQLTPDFSAGCKRLLMTSDYYPALQADNCKLVTWPIARIAPEGVRTVEGIEHQVDCIVYATGFEVSKQGTPFEIVGVDGRVLADEWAGGAYAYRSVNVEGYPNLHVTFGPNSGPGHNSALVYMESQIDYLTDMVVHLEHNGWKALDVRAEVQERYNRDIQKRLASTTWNSGCQSWYLTDDGFNSTMFPGFATQYANQLREVDLRDYRIRVHADAAAPAVGPTVSVRVPTRG, from the coding sequence ATGACGATCGCAGTAGCAGTCATCGGCGCGGGCTTCGCGGGTATCGGCACCGCGATCCGCTTGAAGCAGAAGGGGATCGACGACTTCACGATCTTCGAACGCGGAGATCGGGTCGGCGGGACCTGGCGGGACAACACCTACCCGGGAGCGGCGTGCGACATTCCGTCGCGCCTGTACTCGTACAGCTTCGCGCAGAACCCGGAGTGGTCGCACACGTACTCGGCGAGTGCGGAGATCCTCGACTACATCGACTCGATGGTCGCCGATCACGATCTCGCCCGGCACATCAGGTTCGGCCGCGAGGTCACCGGCATCTCCTACGACGAGGAGTCCGGCGAGTGGACCATCCGATTCGCCGGCCGTCGTCGGCCGGTCACCGCGCGATCGGTGGTCATGGCCTCCGGTCCGCTCGCCAATCCCGCCATGCCGGACATCCGCGGCCGCGACGACTTCGCGGGTCACGTGATCCACAGTGCGCGGTGGGACCACGACTACGACTTCACCGGCAAGAAGGTGGCGGTGATCGGAACCGGGGCCAGCGGTGTGCAGATCATTCCGCACCTGGTGAAGCAGGCGGCATCGGTCAAGGTGTTCCAACGCACGCCCGGCTGGGTCCTGCCGAAGGTCGACCTGGAGACCGGGGAGTTCACGAAGAGGATCTACCGGTCGATCCCGGGCGCCCAGCGTCTGGCGCGCGCCGGGTGGTTCTGGGGGCACGAGTCGGTCGCGCTCGGCGTCGTCTGGGACACCCCGCTCACCCGGGCGGTCGAGGCGCTGAGCCGACTGAATCTGCGCCTTCAGGTGAAGGACCCGTGGATGCGACGGCAGTTGACCCCCGACTTCTCCGCGGGATGCAAGCGCCTGCTGATGACCAGTGACTACTATCCGGCGCTGCAAGCGGACAACTGCAAACTCGTCACCTGGCCGATCGCGCGGATCGCCCCGGAGGGGGTGCGGACGGTCGAGGGCATCGAGCACCAGGTGGACTGCATCGTGTACGCGACCGGCTTCGAGGTGAGCAAGCAGGGAACCCCGTTCGAGATCGTCGGTGTCGACGGCCGTGTCCTGGCCGACGAGTGGGCAGGCGGCGCGTACGCCTACCGCAGCGTCAACGTCGAGGGATACCCCAACCTGCACGTGACCTTCGGTCCGAACTCGGGTCCGGGACACAACTCCGCTCTGGTCTACATGGAGTCGCAGATCGACTATCTCACCGACATGGTGGTCCACCTCGAGCACAACGGGTGGAAGGCGCTCGACGTCCGCGCCGAGGTCCAGGAGCGCTACAACCGAGACATCCAGAAGCGCCTCGCATCGACGACCTGGAACTCGGGCTGCCAGAGCTGGTACCTGACCGACGACGGATTCAACTCGACGATGTTCCCGGGCTTCGCGACCCAGTACGCGAATCAGTTGCGCGAGGTGGACCTGCGCGACTATCGGATCCGCGTCCACGCCGACGCGGCGGCGCCCGCCGTGGGGCCGACCGTCTCGGTCCGTGTTCCTACTCGCGGGTAG
- a CDS encoding response regulator, producing MRVLLVEDEPLLAKTIERGLTLEGFVVSSVHTGPEGLAVASTEDFDVIVLDIMLPGLSGYEVVRTLRARERWTPVLMLTAKDGEYDQADALDLGADDYLTKPFSFVVLVARLRALIRRGAPQRPTLLTVDDLVLDPSGHTVRRGDATVDLTPREFNLLHYLMRNAGAVVTKHAILSNVWDTDYDSGENAVEVYVSYLRKKIDAPFGTSSIDTVRGVGYRMKRHS from the coding sequence GTGCGTGTACTCCTCGTGGAGGACGAGCCCCTGCTGGCCAAGACGATCGAACGTGGACTCACCCTCGAAGGATTCGTCGTCTCATCGGTGCACACCGGTCCCGAGGGGCTGGCCGTCGCGTCGACCGAGGACTTCGACGTGATCGTCCTGGACATCATGCTGCCCGGGCTCAGCGGTTACGAGGTGGTGCGGACGCTTCGCGCGCGGGAGCGGTGGACGCCGGTGCTCATGCTCACCGCGAAGGACGGCGAATACGATCAGGCCGACGCACTCGATCTGGGCGCCGACGACTATCTGACGAAGCCGTTCTCCTTCGTGGTGCTCGTCGCACGCCTGCGCGCGCTCATCAGGCGCGGGGCCCCGCAGCGTCCGACGCTGCTCACCGTCGATGATCTGGTGCTCGATCCGTCCGGACACACCGTGCGTCGCGGCGATGCGACCGTCGATCTGACGCCGCGCGAGTTCAATCTGCTGCACTATCTGATGCGCAACGCTGGTGCCGTCGTCACCAAGCACGCGATCCTGTCGAATGTGTGGGACACCGATTACGACAGCGGCGAGAACGCCGTCGAGGTGTATGTGAGCTATCTCCGCAAGAAGATCGACGCACCGTTCGGCACATCGAGCATCGACACCGTGCGTGGTGTCGGATATCGGATGAAACGTCACTCCTGA
- a CDS encoding NADP-dependent isocitrate dehydrogenase, translated as MTSPKQTIIYTLTDEAPRLATEAFLPIIRTFAGPAGIDVETSDISVAARILAAFPDRLTDEQKVPDNLAELGRLTQLPETNIIKLPNISASVPQLNAAIAELQGKGYDVPDFPQDPKTPEEEAVRDRYSAILGSAVNPVLREGNSDRRAPKAVKEYARENPHSMGKWSMASQSHVAHMTHGDFYAGEKSMILDHACDARMEVVTPDGEVHLMKTVPLDKGDVIDSMFMSKKALLEFYEEQLNDAKETGVMFSLHVKATMMKVSHPIVFGHCVKVFYKDAFAKHGDLFDELGVNVNNGMVDLYDKIDGLPASKKEEIIEDLHRCHEHRPELAMVDSARGISNFHSPSDVIVDASMPAMIRIGGKMYGADGRTKDTKAVMPESTFARIYQEIINFCKTNGAFDPTTMGTVPNVGLMAQKAEEYGSHDKTFEIPEGGVANIVDASTGEVLLSQDVEQGDIWRMCIVKDAPIRDWVKLAVTRARESGMPAVFWLDPYRPHENNLIGLVNKYLADHDTEGLDIQIMSQVRAMRYSLERAWRGLDTISVTGNILRDYLTDLFPILELGTSAKMLSIVPLMAGGGLYETGAGGSAPKHVQQLVEENHLRWDSLGEFLALAASLDDLGRKNDNPKARILADTLDAATGKLLKNRKSPSRKTGELDNRGSQFYLALYWAQELAAQTDDTELAAHFAPLAEKLAGDEATIVAELSAVQGNPVDLGGYYEGDEAKMAAAMRPSTTLNADLESANA; from the coding sequence ATGACCTCCCCGAAGCAGACGATCATCTACACGCTCACCGACGAGGCCCCCCGCCTGGCCACCGAGGCGTTCCTGCCGATCATCCGCACTTTCGCCGGGCCCGCCGGAATCGACGTCGAGACCAGTGACATCTCGGTCGCCGCTCGCATCCTGGCCGCCTTCCCGGATCGCCTGACCGACGAGCAGAAGGTCCCCGACAATCTCGCCGAGCTCGGTCGGCTGACCCAGCTGCCCGAGACCAACATCATCAAACTGCCGAACATCAGCGCCTCGGTTCCGCAGCTCAACGCCGCGATCGCCGAACTGCAGGGCAAGGGCTACGACGTCCCCGACTTCCCGCAGGACCCCAAGACTCCCGAGGAGGAGGCCGTCCGCGACCGCTACTCGGCGATTCTCGGCAGCGCGGTGAACCCTGTTCTGCGCGAAGGCAACTCGGACCGTCGTGCACCGAAGGCCGTCAAGGAGTACGCGCGGGAGAACCCGCACAGCATGGGCAAGTGGTCGATGGCGTCGCAGTCGCACGTCGCGCACATGACCCACGGCGACTTCTACGCCGGTGAGAAGTCGATGATCCTCGACCACGCGTGCGATGCGCGTATGGAGGTCGTGACCCCCGACGGCGAAGTCCACCTCATGAAGACGGTTCCCCTCGACAAGGGCGACGTGATCGATTCGATGTTCATGAGCAAGAAGGCCCTGCTGGAGTTCTACGAGGAGCAGCTCAACGACGCCAAGGAGACCGGCGTCATGTTCTCCCTGCACGTCAAGGCGACCATGATGAAGGTCTCGCACCCGATCGTGTTCGGTCACTGCGTGAAGGTCTTCTACAAGGACGCCTTCGCCAAGCACGGCGATCTGTTCGACGAGCTCGGCGTCAACGTCAACAACGGCATGGTGGACCTGTACGACAAGATCGACGGCCTGCCCGCGTCCAAGAAGGAGGAGATCATCGAGGATCTCCACCGCTGCCACGAGCATCGGCCGGAGCTCGCGATGGTCGACTCGGCCCGCGGCATCTCGAACTTCCACTCGCCGAGCGACGTCATCGTCGACGCCTCGATGCCCGCCATGATCCGCATCGGCGGAAAGATGTACGGCGCCGACGGCCGGACCAAGGACACCAAGGCCGTGATGCCGGAGTCGACGTTCGCCCGCATCTACCAGGAGATCATCAACTTCTGCAAGACCAACGGTGCGTTCGACCCGACCACCATGGGCACCGTGCCGAACGTCGGACTGATGGCGCAGAAGGCCGAGGAGTACGGCTCGCACGACAAGACCTTCGAGATCCCCGAGGGCGGCGTCGCCAACATCGTCGACGCGTCCACCGGCGAGGTCCTGCTCTCGCAGGACGTCGAGCAGGGGGACATCTGGCGCATGTGCATCGTCAAGGACGCGCCGATCCGCGACTGGGTCAAGCTCGCGGTCACGCGCGCTCGCGAGTCGGGGATGCCCGCCGTGTTCTGGCTGGATCCGTACCGTCCGCACGAGAACAACCTGATCGGTCTGGTGAACAAGTACCTGGCCGACCACGACACCGAGGGTCTGGACATTCAGATCATGTCGCAGGTCCGCGCCATGCGCTACAGCCTCGAGCGGGCGTGGCGCGGTCTGGACACCATCTCGGTGACCGGCAACATTCTGCGCGACTACCTCACCGACCTGTTCCCGATCCTGGAGTTGGGCACCAGCGCGAAGATGCTGTCGATCGTCCCGCTGATGGCGGGCGGCGGCCTGTACGAGACCGGTGCCGGCGGCAGCGCGCCCAAGCACGTGCAGCAGCTGGTCGAGGAGAACCACCTCCGCTGGGACTCGCTCGGCGAGTTCCTGGCTCTGGCGGCGAGCCTGGACGACCTGGGCCGGAAGAACGACAACCCGAAGGCCCGGATCCTGGCCGACACCCTCGACGCCGCGACCGGCAAGCTCTTGAAGAACCGCAAGTCGCCGTCGCGTAAGACCGGCGAGCTGGACAACCGCGGCAGCCAGTTCTACCTCGCCCTGTACTGGGCGCAGGAGTTGGCGGCGCAGACCGACGACACCGAACTGGCGGCGCACTTCGCGCCGCTCGCCGAGAAGCTGGCGGGCGACGAGGCGACGATCGTCGCCGAGCTGTCGGCGGTGCAGGGCAATCCCGTCGACCTCGGCGGATACTACGAGGGCGACGAGGCGAAGATGGCCGCGGCGATGCGTCCGAGCACCACCCTGAACGCCGATCTGGAGTCCGCGAACGCCTGA
- a CDS encoding alpha/beta hydrolase → MRRHRIAPPVPAVATKRTKAAAAATRYGLGTFTDVIGTSRIGVATSRRLIALLMGAFGTTPADTRVVYVDDGAVRGEWVYGPGADLGSSRVIYFLHGSAYMMCSPTTHRGYAARMSAATGLPVFVLDYRLAPEHRFPAAHDDVEAGWNWLRDQGYASRDIVVVGDSAGGHLAVGLVLNRASAGRAVPAGVVTASPVIDPTFALAAGQERRRRDPMITARAARRLVELYTADADPSDPRLAIDFRGSAAAPPMLVQAGGAEMLSADARYVVEQVTAHGGRADLEIWPGQMHVFQALDRLGPEADQALLRIRDFIASALENARISEGAAS, encoded by the coding sequence ATGAGAAGACATCGAATCGCGCCGCCGGTTCCGGCGGTCGCGACGAAGCGGACGAAGGCGGCCGCGGCGGCGACGCGGTACGGTCTCGGCACGTTCACCGACGTGATCGGGACCAGCCGCATCGGCGTCGCGACGTCGCGTCGTCTGATCGCCCTGCTCATGGGAGCGTTCGGGACGACGCCCGCGGACACCCGCGTGGTGTACGTCGACGACGGGGCGGTGCGCGGAGAGTGGGTGTACGGCCCGGGGGCCGACCTGGGAAGCTCCCGAGTGATCTACTTCCTGCACGGCAGCGCCTACATGATGTGCTCGCCGACGACCCATCGCGGATACGCGGCCAGGATGTCGGCGGCCACCGGACTCCCGGTGTTCGTCCTCGACTACCGGCTGGCCCCCGAGCATCGGTTCCCGGCCGCGCACGACGACGTCGAGGCAGGCTGGAACTGGTTGCGCGACCAGGGATACGCGAGCCGAGACATCGTCGTCGTCGGAGACTCGGCCGGCGGACATCTCGCCGTGGGACTCGTACTGAACCGAGCGTCGGCCGGCCGGGCGGTACCCGCGGGCGTCGTGACGGCCTCGCCGGTGATCGATCCGACGTTCGCTCTCGCGGCCGGGCAGGAGCGGCGTCGTCGCGATCCGATGATCACCGCGCGGGCGGCACGCAGGCTCGTCGAGCTGTACACGGCGGACGCCGATCCGTCCGACCCGCGATTGGCGATCGACTTCCGCGGTTCGGCGGCCGCACCGCCGATGCTGGTCCAGGCGGGTGGCGCCGAGATGCTCTCCGCCGACGCGCGCTACGTCGTCGAGCAGGTCACCGCCCACGGCGGCCGCGCCGACCTGGAGATCTGGCCGGGACAGATGCACGTCTTCCAGGCACTCGACCGACTCGGTCCCGAAGCCGATCAGGCGTTGCTGCGCATCCGCGACTTCATCGCTTCCGCACTCGAGAACGCACGCATATCCGAAGGAGCCGCATCATGA
- a CDS encoding SDR family NAD(P)-dependent oxidoreductase, whose amino-acid sequence MIGIDSLLAGLVRNRRSHRARAVVTGAGSGIGRAFALELARRGGHVVCADIDPVRATETVATITARGGRAVAQTCDVAVLDDVHRLRDVAVAEFGGPPTLVVNNAGVGIGGKPVGSIGMDDWNWALGINLWGVVHGCETFAPLVRQAGRGGIINVASAAGFAAAPVMGAYNVGKAGVMSLSETMAAETSGTGVAVTVLCPTFVKTNVARDGRITDTGQGLAGWLMEHTGRSPESIAAATLDANDLGRLYVVPQFDASVIWHLKRYLPVPYTLGAGVLNRLLPTDEPAETVSADPRETTAV is encoded by the coding sequence ATGATCGGCATCGACTCGTTACTGGCGGGCCTGGTCCGCAACCGTCGCAGTCACCGCGCACGGGCCGTCGTGACCGGGGCGGGAAGCGGAATCGGCCGGGCGTTCGCACTCGAACTCGCACGGCGTGGCGGACACGTCGTGTGCGCGGACATCGATCCGGTTCGGGCGACGGAGACCGTCGCGACGATCACGGCTCGGGGCGGTCGAGCGGTCGCCCAGACCTGTGACGTGGCCGTCCTCGACGACGTACACCGGCTCCGTGACGTCGCGGTCGCCGAGTTCGGCGGCCCGCCGACCCTCGTCGTCAACAACGCGGGTGTCGGCATCGGCGGCAAGCCGGTCGGCTCCATCGGCATGGACGACTGGAACTGGGCGCTGGGCATCAACCTCTGGGGCGTGGTCCACGGGTGCGAGACGTTCGCGCCGCTCGTCCGGCAGGCGGGCCGCGGCGGAATCATCAATGTCGCGTCGGCGGCGGGTTTCGCCGCCGCGCCGGTGATGGGCGCCTACAACGTCGGCAAGGCCGGCGTCATGTCGCTGTCGGAGACGATGGCCGCGGAGACGTCGGGCACCGGAGTCGCCGTCACCGTCCTGTGCCCGACCTTCGTCAAGACGAACGTCGCTCGGGACGGACGCATCACCGACACCGGGCAGGGGCTGGCGGGCTGGTTGATGGAGCACACCGGTCGCTCACCCGAGTCGATCGCGGCGGCGACGCTCGACGCCAACGACCTCGGACGGCTCTACGTCGTGCCGCAGTTCGACGCCTCCGTGATCTGGCACCTCAAGCGATACCTGCCGGTTCCGTACACGCTCGGCGCCGGGGTCCTCAACCGACTCCTGCCGACCGACGAACCCGCCGAGACCGTGTCCGCGGATCCCCGCGAGACGACCGCCGTTTAA
- a CDS encoding LGFP repeat-containing protein produces the protein MTKIVRRRTAGIVAALAVTTLVAAGCSDDNKDDASKASDTSSSQAADSSGAADSDKSDSDMGGDVKVKSASGEEVTLTGAIAAKYSSATEKQKTDLGDALTGADASGTGENGVSFQQFDGGVITSKGDTAYITWGKIRDAWNVKRGTDGEPSEDGKGGSAGPLGAPTSDETDEGDMKKSTFENGEITYDTKTQKVEVTVDGKTVAAE, from the coding sequence ATGACGAAGATCGTTCGACGCCGTACCGCGGGAATCGTGGCGGCACTGGCAGTCACGACTCTGGTCGCGGCAGGCTGCAGCGACGACAACAAGGACGACGCCTCGAAGGCCTCCGATACGTCGAGCTCGCAGGCAGCCGACTCGAGCGGGGCCGCCGATTCGGACAAGAGCGACTCGGACATGGGTGGAGACGTCAAGGTCAAGTCCGCGAGCGGCGAGGAGGTCACGCTGACCGGTGCGATCGCCGCCAAGTACTCGTCGGCCACCGAGAAGCAGAAGACCGATCTCGGCGACGCTCTGACCGGCGCCGACGCCTCCGGAACCGGCGAGAACGGCGTTTCGTTCCAGCAGTTCGACGGTGGTGTCATCACCTCCAAGGGCGACACCGCGTACATCACGTGGGGCAAGATCCGCGACGCGTGGAACGTCAAGCGAGGCACCGACGGCGAGCCGTCCGAGGACGGCAAGGGCGGTTCGGCCGGTCCGCTCGGCGCTCCGACGAGCGACGAGACCGACGAGGGCGACATGAAGAAGTCGACCTTCGAGAACGGTGAGATCACCTACGACACGAAGACGCAGAAGGTCGAGGTCACCGTCGACGGCAAGACAGTGGCTGCCGAGTAG